A stretch of Leptospira perdikensis DNA encodes these proteins:
- the htpX gene encoding protease HtpX, with amino-acid sequence MTWIKRIGFFLLTNILIMTTISIVTTLLGSMGFSIRAYGLDLTQLIVFCLMWGMAGSFISLLLSKMMAKWSMGVKVIDPKNASAPEMDVYRRVQSLAQRAHLPMPEVGIYESPEVNAFATGPSKSSSLVAVSTGLLNRMNAQELEGVLAHELSHVANGDMVTLTLIQGVVNSFAMFISRIIAYIASNAVKEEMAHIVRIAVTILLDIVFSILGSMAVAYFSRQREFRADAGGAKLAGRESMISALESLRKMVDMPEDPRGEALASFKISSNKGGFLSLFATHPALEERILALKQMR; translated from the coding sequence ATGACTTGGATCAAACGAATCGGTTTTTTCCTGTTAACCAATATTTTGATTATGACTACCATCTCTATCGTAACCACTCTACTTGGTTCGATGGGATTTAGCATCCGTGCCTATGGTTTGGATCTAACACAGCTCATTGTATTCTGTTTAATGTGGGGTATGGCGGGGTCTTTCATTTCGCTTTTACTTTCTAAAATGATGGCGAAGTGGTCGATGGGCGTAAAAGTCATCGATCCTAAAAATGCTTCTGCGCCTGAGATGGATGTCTATCGCCGAGTACAATCTTTGGCACAACGAGCACATCTTCCTATGCCTGAAGTAGGAATTTACGAATCCCCTGAAGTGAATGCATTTGCGACAGGTCCAAGTAAATCTAGCTCTTTAGTGGCAGTTTCTACGGGATTACTCAATCGTATGAACGCACAAGAGTTAGAAGGTGTACTTGCACATGAATTGTCACACGTTGCCAATGGAGACATGGTGACACTCACTCTGATTCAAGGTGTTGTGAACTCGTTTGCTATGTTTATCTCTCGTATCATTGCTTATATTGCTTCCAACGCAGTGAAAGAAGAAATGGCACATATCGTAAGGATTGCAGTGACCATACTTCTAGACATTGTGTTCTCGATTCTTGGTTCTATGGCAGTGGCTTATTTCTCACGCCAAAGAGAGTTTCGTGCGGACGCCGGTGGTGCGAAACTTGCGGGAAGAGAATCAATGATTTCTGCTTTGGAATCACTACGCAAAATGGTAGATATGCCAGAAGATCCGAGAGGAGAGGCTCTTGCTTCCTTTAAGATCTCTTCTAATAAAGGTGGATTCCTTTCCTTGTTTGCAACCCACCCTGCTTTAGAAGAAAGAATTTTAGCCCTCAAACAAATGAGATAA
- a CDS encoding PDZ domain-containing protein, with protein sequence MLFLNRNSIIFFIFLISLTGQLIGKSIPVAMTDASILQVKVTVQYPHFLQPWRFKNPEVRHSTGIYIGENQILIPAQAVYFYTSIEIKKPDSLKVYTAELERLDPDLGLAILKLNDPNVSKDLKAVVFPNELFLPGTGLVMESKDQRTLEEKKIRMLRLDIDSYSSGYVELPFIEIQSEEKLDGVGELIVDATARIPQGILYQFKENNTGRVIPSFSIKHFIEGKPFPFKGFRFKPLTDTATRNHYGLRKDDLGVLVAEIYPGSSADGVLQLEDVLLEVSNCKIDPKGYFDHPKFGKLNVSYLFHNTNDADSQFGKKIKLKVFRNKKPISLELDLKPLPESAIRIPHGNSRFQTPKYLMLAGIIFQELSEQYLTEHGNQWRNRVNKELLYLNDFYRIKRNTNEGKVVFLSQVLPLSGNKAYHTAHQMILKTVNGTPIQSLTQLQNFVRDSDSTYIRFVMSDGFELIFKKPEIQTLNAEAKQSFQIPKDSNF encoded by the coding sequence ATGTTATTCTTAAATAGAAATTCTATAATCTTTTTTATTTTCTTAATATCTTTGACAGGACAATTAATTGGAAAATCGATTCCGGTGGCAATGACGGATGCATCTATTCTCCAAGTCAAAGTAACCGTTCAGTATCCCCATTTTCTCCAACCTTGGAGGTTTAAAAATCCTGAGGTTCGTCATTCCACCGGAATCTATATTGGCGAAAATCAAATTTTAATCCCAGCCCAAGCAGTTTATTTTTATACAAGTATTGAAATCAAAAAACCCGATTCGCTGAAAGTATATACAGCCGAATTAGAACGATTAGATCCGGACTTAGGACTCGCCATTTTAAAATTGAATGATCCGAATGTTTCTAAAGACCTAAAGGCAGTTGTTTTTCCAAACGAATTATTTTTACCGGGTACTGGCCTCGTAATGGAAAGTAAAGACCAACGGACCTTGGAAGAAAAGAAAATTCGAATGTTAAGGTTAGATATAGATTCGTATTCTAGTGGTTATGTGGAACTTCCCTTTATAGAAATCCAATCCGAAGAAAAACTAGATGGTGTGGGCGAACTCATCGTGGATGCTACTGCGAGAATCCCCCAAGGTATTTTATACCAATTCAAAGAAAATAATACGGGAAGAGTAATCCCTTCATTTTCTATCAAACATTTCATTGAAGGAAAACCATTTCCGTTTAAAGGATTTCGATTTAAACCTTTAACGGATACGGCAACCAGAAACCACTACGGATTACGAAAGGATGATTTAGGTGTACTTGTAGCAGAAATTTATCCAGGATCTTCTGCGGATGGGGTTTTACAATTAGAGGATGTATTACTTGAAGTTTCTAATTGTAAAATAGATCCTAAAGGTTACTTTGATCATCCAAAATTTGGGAAACTAAATGTATCTTATTTATTTCATAATACCAACGATGCAGACTCTCAATTCGGAAAAAAAATAAAACTAAAAGTATTTAGAAATAAAAAACCAATATCCCTTGAATTAGATTTAAAACCACTCCCAGAGTCTGCTATTCGAATTCCACATGGGAACTCCAGGTTTCAAACTCCCAAATATTTAATGTTAGCAGGTATTATTTTCCAAGAACTTTCGGAACAATATTTAACAGAACATGGGAACCAGTGGCGGAATCGAGTAAATAAAGAACTACTTTACTTAAACGATTTTTACCGTATCAAAAGAAATACAAACGAAGGAAAAGTAGTATTTTTGTCCCAAGTATTACCACTGTCAGGAAATAAAGCTTACCACACAGCTCACCAAATGATTCTAAAAACTGTAAATGGAACTCCCATCCAATCTCTCACACAATTACAAAATTTTGTACGCGATTCAGATTCAACTTACATTCGTTTTGTGATGTCTGATGGATTCGAACTTATTTTTAAAAAACCAGAGATCCAAACACTCAATGCAGAAGCAAAACAAAGTTTTCAGATTCCAAAGGATTCTAATTTTTAA
- a CDS encoding S1C family serine protease: MPAINEKQAVTPNMMDSNKLMQKQKKILLSPSLFASTILFFTSLFLSPLYPEENRQSIDEIKKSVVQIRVFSQAKDPFSPWISSGISASTGSGFLISRNRILTNAHVVSNAKFMEAQRNNQTEWYELKVLFIAHDCDLALLEVADPEFYTDSNYLELGNLPELASPVDIIGYPIGGSKISVSRGIVSRIEQSTYAHSQIDSHLVVQVDAAINPGNSGGPALQNGKVVGVAFQASTKGENIGYIIPTGVIQHFLKDIEDGIYHGYVELGIQTQPSYSDSHRQFYGIPNLEEGVFVTKVLKSGSADGHLKPGDYLTAIDGRKIGRNGNLLETNSIDFLELVDNKFAGEEIRFDLIRDKKKISIKFPAKKMPQMDHQRSRYGVDYDYLVFGGLVFQTVNRDLLEAWSKNGQTQGGSLLVYRFYDATTLSDGQSEDVVLYRKLPHPINSNSDFYLNMVVESLNGIKIKNLNHLKETVRSSTEKTIRIQFYGIQLPMILDREESERADLEIKKSYHLTGN; encoded by the coding sequence ATGCCGGCAATCAATGAAAAACAGGCGGTAACTCCAAATATGATGGATTCAAACAAACTCATGCAAAAACAAAAAAAAATTCTCCTCTCCCCATCTCTCTTTGCGAGTACTATTTTATTTTTTACGAGTTTATTCCTAAGTCCACTTTATCCTGAAGAAAACAGACAATCCATCGACGAAATCAAGAAATCTGTAGTCCAAATCCGAGTGTTTTCACAAGCCAAAGACCCCTTCTCTCCCTGGATTTCCTCTGGGATTTCTGCCTCCACTGGCTCTGGGTTTTTAATCTCTCGAAACCGCATCCTCACCAATGCTCACGTAGTCTCCAACGCCAAATTTATGGAGGCACAAAGGAACAACCAAACCGAATGGTATGAATTGAAAGTTCTATTTATTGCTCATGATTGTGACTTGGCTCTTCTCGAAGTTGCGGATCCAGAATTTTATACCGATAGTAATTACTTAGAATTAGGGAACTTACCAGAGCTTGCAAGCCCTGTGGATATTATTGGCTATCCGATTGGCGGTAGCAAAATATCCGTTAGCCGAGGAATTGTTTCTAGGATTGAACAGTCAACCTATGCTCATTCTCAAATCGATAGTCATTTGGTGGTTCAAGTGGATGCAGCCATCAATCCTGGAAACTCGGGTGGGCCTGCACTACAAAATGGGAAAGTAGTTGGTGTTGCCTTCCAAGCTTCCACCAAAGGAGAAAACATTGGTTATATCATTCCCACAGGAGTGATCCAACATTTTCTAAAAGATATTGAAGATGGAATTTATCATGGTTACGTCGAATTAGGAATTCAAACACAACCTTCCTATTCAGATTCCCATAGGCAATTTTATGGAATTCCTAATTTGGAGGAAGGTGTCTTTGTTACAAAGGTTTTGAAATCAGGTTCTGCTGATGGACATTTAAAACCAGGAGACTACTTAACAGCAATTGATGGGCGTAAAATTGGGAGAAATGGGAATCTACTTGAAACAAATTCGATCGACTTTCTGGAACTTGTGGACAACAAGTTTGCGGGTGAAGAGATCCGATTTGATCTGATTCGGGATAAGAAAAAAATTAGTATAAAATTCCCAGCGAAAAAAATGCCACAGATGGACCACCAAAGGTCAAGGTATGGCGTAGATTACGATTATCTCGTGTTTGGTGGTCTTGTGTTTCAAACAGTCAATCGAGACCTTCTCGAAGCATGGAGTAAAAACGGACAAACACAAGGTGGAAGTTTACTCGTTTACCGATTTTATGATGCTACAACTCTTTCTGACGGACAGTCAGAAGATGTAGTTTTGTACCGGAAATTACCTCATCCGATCAACTCTAATTCTGATTTTTATTTGAATATGGTCGTGGAATCTTTGAATGGAATAAAGATCAAAAATCTAAACCATTTGAAGGAGACTGTTCGGTCTTCCACAGAAAAAACCATCCGAATCCAATTTTATGGAATTCAATTACCTATGATTTTGGACCGAGAAGAATCAGAACGGGCTGACCTGGAAATAAAAAAATCTTACCACCTAACAGGAAACTAA
- a CDS encoding glycosyltransferase — MANKTLVIIPAYNEAETIEEVVRGAIVYADVSVTDDASKDSTPTILAKLQKEFGKRLHVIRHEKNTHIPKGIQDGMKYAVEKGYDWVITMDAGLSHDASYLKEFQSFPECDLVIGSRTSTVNVPIYRRFISWLAAKVMNYCLSKGILNLLGAGLRDCTSGYRRYSKPMFEKIATYPLESVAFDFHMEALSIVSNNGGSIKELSIRYIFSNSSFNRKVLKLAIQFAKKLLLRKWKLIPQYP, encoded by the coding sequence ATGGCAAATAAAACTTTGGTCATCATCCCCGCATACAATGAAGCTGAAACCATCGAAGAGGTGGTGCGGGGTGCCATTGTCTATGCAGATGTTTCAGTAACGGATGATGCCAGTAAGGATTCTACACCAACTATCTTGGCCAAACTACAGAAAGAATTTGGAAAACGCCTTCACGTCATTCGACATGAAAAAAATACTCATATTCCAAAAGGCATTCAGGATGGAATGAAATATGCCGTGGAAAAAGGATACGACTGGGTCATCACTATGGATGCCGGCCTGTCACATGACGCTAGTTATCTGAAAGAGTTCCAATCCTTTCCTGAGTGTGATTTGGTCATTGGCTCTAGAACTTCTACTGTTAACGTTCCTATTTATCGTAGGTTTATTTCTTGGCTTGCTGCCAAAGTAATGAACTACTGCCTTTCCAAGGGAATTTTGAATCTTTTGGGAGCTGGTTTACGAGACTGCACTAGCGGATACAGACGATATTCGAAACCTATGTTTGAAAAAATTGCAACATATCCTTTGGAATCCGTTGCCTTTGACTTTCATATGGAAGCGTTATCGATTGTATCAAACAATGGTGGTTCTATTAAAGAATTATCAATTCGTTATATCTTTTCGAATAGTAGTTTTAACCGAAAGGTATTAAAACTGGCAATCCAATTTGCTAAGAAACTTTTGTTACGAAAATGGAAACTGATCCCACAATACCCCTAA
- a CDS encoding NAD-dependent epimerase/dehydratase family protein, translating into MANKVLVTGGCGFLGSHVCELFRKEGWDVVSFDNMTKYELKRTGYGSDATRDYNWNYLKSIGVTMVKGDIRNLEHLMDRSADCDYIIHTAAQPAMTISWEDPELDFSTNVIGTFNVMEAARKHKIPVVNTSSIHVYGNSINDSLTEGKTSYERNPVEISVEQPTMVGQISPLHASKMSAEHYVRSYTDMYGVKAASFRFTGIYGERQFGGEDHGWVANFAIRSVFGLPLRIFGTGKQTRDILHAEDGAKSYLEFFKNPIPGVYNIGGASPHKISLLECIHLIGEILGKKQEILFEVERPGDMRYFICDIKEAKKFGFNPKILPKEGVTRLLKWIEANKDVFNISGK; encoded by the coding sequence ATGGCGAATAAAGTATTGGTAACAGGCGGATGTGGATTTTTAGGATCCCATGTTTGTGAATTATTTCGTAAAGAAGGTTGGGATGTAGTTAGTTTTGACAACATGACCAAATATGAATTAAAACGAACTGGTTATGGTAGTGATGCCACTCGAGATTATAACTGGAATTATTTAAAATCAATTGGTGTCACTATGGTTAAAGGTGACATTCGAAATTTAGAACATTTAATGGACCGTTCGGCGGATTGTGATTATATCATTCACACTGCAGCTCAACCTGCTATGACAATTTCCTGGGAAGACCCTGAATTAGATTTTTCAACAAACGTAATTGGAACTTTTAATGTGATGGAAGCGGCGAGAAAACACAAAATCCCTGTTGTGAATACATCTTCCATCCACGTATACGGAAACTCCATTAATGATAGTTTGACGGAAGGTAAAACTTCTTACGAAAGAAATCCTGTGGAAATTTCGGTGGAACAACCAACAATGGTGGGTCAAATTTCTCCTCTCCACGCATCTAAAATGAGTGCGGAACACTATGTAAGATCATATACAGATATGTATGGAGTGAAAGCTGCTAGTTTTCGATTCACTGGAATTTACGGCGAGCGCCAGTTTGGTGGTGAAGATCATGGTTGGGTCGCAAATTTTGCAATCCGTTCGGTGTTTGGGCTTCCACTTCGAATTTTTGGAACAGGAAAACAAACAAGAGATATCTTACATGCAGAAGATGGCGCTAAGTCTTATTTAGAGTTTTTTAAAAACCCAATTCCTGGTGTGTACAATATTGGTGGAGCAAGTCCTCATAAAATTTCACTTTTGGAATGTATTCATCTGATTGGCGAAATTCTCGGTAAAAAACAAGAAATCCTTTTTGAGGTCGAAAGACCAGGTGACATGCGTTATTTTATTTGCGACATCAAAGAAGCAAAAAAATTCGGATTCAATCCAAAAATTTTGCCAAAAGAAGGTGTCACTCGACTCCTAAAATGGATTGAAGCAAACAAAGACGTATTCAATATCTCTGGAAAGTAG
- a CDS encoding AZOBR_p60025 family cell surface glycopolymer formation protein has protein sequence MVFKRLLPIFLFFNSKQWLTVLSFFLIWGISALGYWKKYEWNPSSMVNFGYEFALQNQTETPEKAVLFKGEKGDLGAGYDGQIFYYFSRPLSEFNLNWPKGFDESYRAPRIGYPLLIALFGFLGKSAAIFGMYFWNIVLTIISYFYLRRLLNEDTKPFAILYLLSPFALGSYYVLVSDTVMVSILVIAYYYYVKENYFPFILLSSLAILTKEPALFLLFPLGLAALFRKDWKRIFVVGSVLIIPVCWHLYLAYRFPNWRPGRLTDFILPFEGLISYMESIWRQVASGTNWKDLARLFSRFPLLILFFLGLFLPFTGQVRKGWEFRISFLLVMFMVGTAGYYHFWSVYENVSRMFTLSIPVLLLLMNEDKTIRKQEYILFTLFILVLFLVKVLLISKQLGYQIGF, from the coding sequence ATGGTATTCAAACGTCTATTACCAATATTTTTGTTTTTTAATTCGAAACAGTGGCTTACTGTGTTGTCTTTTTTTCTCATCTGGGGAATTTCCGCTTTAGGGTATTGGAAAAAGTATGAATGGAATCCGAGTTCTATGGTGAACTTTGGTTATGAATTTGCTTTACAAAACCAAACAGAAACACCGGAAAAAGCAGTTTTATTCAAAGGAGAAAAGGGAGATTTAGGTGCGGGTTATGATGGCCAAATCTTCTATTATTTCTCAAGACCACTTTCTGAATTTAATCTCAATTGGCCAAAAGGTTTTGATGAATCCTACCGGGCACCGCGAATCGGCTATCCTTTGTTAATTGCTTTGTTTGGATTTTTGGGTAAATCTGCAGCAATATTTGGGATGTACTTTTGGAATATTGTTTTAACAATCATTTCTTATTTCTATTTACGTCGGCTTTTGAATGAAGATACAAAACCTTTTGCCATTTTATATCTTCTAAGTCCTTTTGCTTTGGGAAGTTATTATGTACTCGTAAGTGATACAGTAATGGTATCGATCCTTGTTATAGCTTACTATTATTATGTAAAAGAAAATTATTTCCCTTTTATTTTGCTTTCAAGTTTGGCCATTTTAACTAAAGAACCTGCTTTGTTTTTGTTATTTCCCTTAGGTCTTGCCGCTCTTTTCCGAAAAGATTGGAAACGGATTTTTGTAGTTGGTTCTGTACTGATCATTCCTGTTTGTTGGCATTTGTATTTGGCATACCGTTTCCCGAATTGGAGACCGGGTCGGCTTACCGATTTTATTCTGCCATTTGAGGGACTTATTTCCTATATGGAATCTATTTGGAGACAAGTTGCCAGTGGTACTAATTGGAAAGACTTGGCTCGGCTATTTTCAAGGTTTCCACTTCTTATTTTATTTTTTCTGGGATTGTTTTTGCCTTTTACGGGTCAAGTTCGCAAAGGTTGGGAATTTCGAATTTCATTTTTGTTAGTTATGTTTATGGTGGGCACGGCTGGATATTACCATTTTTGGTCAGTTTATGAAAATGTCTCTCGTATGTTTACGCTTTCGATTCCGGTATTATTATTGTTGATGAATGAAGATAAAACGATTCGCAAACAAGAATATATACTATTCACTTTATTCATTCTTGTTTTATTTCTCGTAAAAGTTTTACTCATTTCTAAACAATTGGGTTACCAAATAGGATTTTAA
- a CDS encoding adenine phosphoribosyltransferase encodes MSIVKSKIRTIPDYPKPGILFRDITSLLIDPEGFQLTIGMFVERYQNAKLNKIAAIDARGFIPGAALAFQLGVGFVPIRKKGKLPGTTISESYALEYGVDHVEIHTDAISPGERVLIMDDLIATGGTLEASIKLVQNLKGVVHECSTIINLPDLGGAKRIKDTYGIDVFSICEFEGH; translated from the coding sequence ATGTCCATTGTTAAATCTAAGATCCGCACCATTCCCGATTACCCGAAACCAGGGATTCTTTTTCGCGATATTACTTCCCTTCTCATCGACCCAGAAGGATTCCAACTCACCATTGGAATGTTTGTAGAACGATACCAAAATGCTAAATTAAATAAAATTGCTGCTATTGATGCCCGAGGTTTTATCCCTGGTGCTGCTTTGGCTTTCCAGTTGGGTGTAGGATTTGTTCCCATCCGAAAGAAAGGTAAACTACCGGGAACCACTATCTCCGAGTCTTATGCTTTGGAATACGGTGTGGATCATGTGGAAATTCATACAGATGCCATCAGTCCCGGCGAACGTGTTTTAATTATGGACGACTTGATTGCCACCGGGGGTACTTTGGAGGCTTCAATCAAATTGGTTCAAAACCTTAAAGGTGTGGTTCATGAATGTTCTACCATCATCAACTTACCAGATTTAGGTGGAGCAAAACGAATTAAAGATACTTACGGAATTGATGTATTTTCTATTTGCGAATTTGAAGGACATTAA
- a CDS encoding NCS2 family permease yields the protein MNFFTITRGDLDGFFGLMVDNLIQLLVLSALCIGVCGFPLLFVTSVVLPGAAVSLLVGNVFYAWQAWKLGQRTHRTDVTAIPYGINTVSLFAFVFFVMFPTYQATGDYVAAWKAGLLVSFVSGCIEVIGSFVAAKIRKYTPRAALLSALAGIAITFISMDFLLRTFERPIVAFIPLGVILLQYFGKVRFPFGIPGGLLSVMFGILLSYLSSFWGDPIYKPGAIENGLQTLGIYFPKISISPLIDTLNYANIKAYFSIILPMGVFNVIGSLQNIESAEASGDSFDTKTSLLVNGLGTLAGTAFGSPFPTTIYIGHPGWKALGAKHSYSVLSGIFMTIVSLFGLMGLIQALIPVEAGMAIVLWIGIVITSQAFQAIPKHHSPAVVVGLLPAFAGWAVLIIQNVFIFLDGKLQSTLQELGVKQTIHFSLSDIPPHLNFLPYALGGVIALSQGFLITSMVWSAMVVFILEREWTKASLWAVIAGILSIVGWIHAYELQGNAILNRFTELASWDFPIAYFSLATLFLLIQLLNNPKGNPDKFGH from the coding sequence ATGAATTTTTTTACAATCACGAGAGGTGATCTCGACGGTTTTTTCGGTCTCATGGTAGACAACCTCATCCAACTCCTAGTTTTATCAGCTCTTTGTATTGGTGTTTGTGGTTTTCCACTCCTCTTTGTTACTTCTGTTGTCCTTCCGGGTGCTGCGGTTTCCTTACTGGTTGGAAATGTATTTTATGCATGGCAGGCCTGGAAACTCGGGCAACGAACTCACCGAACAGATGTTACTGCGATCCCCTATGGAATCAATACAGTTTCTCTCTTTGCCTTTGTCTTTTTTGTTATGTTCCCCACCTACCAAGCCACAGGTGACTATGTAGCTGCATGGAAAGCAGGTCTCCTTGTGTCCTTTGTTTCCGGATGTATCGAAGTGATCGGCTCTTTTGTTGCTGCAAAAATCCGAAAGTATACTCCTCGAGCCGCCCTTCTCTCTGCTTTGGCAGGAATTGCCATCACCTTCATTTCGATGGATTTTTTACTTCGTACTTTTGAAAGACCCATTGTCGCCTTTATTCCGCTAGGTGTCATTTTATTACAATATTTCGGTAAAGTTCGTTTCCCTTTTGGAATTCCTGGGGGACTACTTTCGGTTATGTTTGGAATTTTATTGTCCTATTTGTCTTCGTTTTGGGGAGATCCTATCTACAAACCAGGAGCCATAGAAAACGGATTACAAACTCTTGGGATTTATTTTCCCAAAATTTCCATCAGTCCTCTAATTGATACACTTAACTATGCGAATATCAAAGCCTACTTTTCTATCATCCTTCCCATGGGTGTTTTTAATGTCATAGGTTCCTTACAAAATATTGAATCCGCAGAAGCATCGGGAGATAGTTTTGATACAAAAACTTCTCTTCTTGTCAACGGACTCGGTACTCTTGCGGGAACTGCATTTGGTTCACCTTTTCCTACAACCATTTATATTGGACACCCTGGATGGAAGGCACTCGGGGCTAAACATAGTTATTCGGTGCTTTCTGGAATTTTTATGACCATAGTCAGTTTGTTTGGACTGATGGGTCTCATCCAAGCCTTGATTCCTGTCGAAGCGGGGATGGCCATTGTTCTTTGGATCGGAATTGTGATCACAAGCCAGGCCTTCCAAGCCATACCGAAACACCACTCTCCCGCCGTTGTGGTTGGTCTTCTACCTGCCTTTGCAGGTTGGGCAGTGCTTATCATTCAAAACGTATTTATCTTTTTAGATGGGAAACTACAATCCACCTTACAAGAGCTAGGTGTAAAGCAAACGATCCACTTCTCTTTATCTGATATTCCTCCACATTTAAACTTTCTCCCCTATGCTTTGGGTGGTGTCATCGCTTTGTCACAAGGTTTTCTCATCACATCAATGGTTTGGTCTGCGATGGTAGTTTTTATTTTAGAAAGAGAATGGACAAAAGCTTCCCTTTGGGCAGTGATTGCAGGGATTCTTTCAATAGTGGGTTGGATTCATGCATATGAATTACAAGGGAACGCCATTCTGAACCGATTTACAGAACTTGCAAGTTGGGACTTTCCCATTGCCTACTTTTCGTTGGCGACTTTATTTTTATTGATACAGCTTCTCAATAATCCAAAAGGAAATCCGGACAAATTCGGGCATTAA
- a CDS encoding ATP-binding protein encodes MKTSFSVLAAFFFIGDLTIFANSLFLEKNILNHPHTLSTYLIFLSFVLLYFGLQFPTFFRNFPRLVVICSFVLGMGIMLLFVDLGILNEIYPGTSLILLKYYYNAYYSITFFAFAYLIIAKLRYNFPAIQKFMEYIYLATLLTCILFISLCFFPELIPLTTKYFLHFFLFVNLLFLSCFVIFLFHYSFTEDYLTHPFSFLFERSTKIFEDQIPATRSNSRLIKENLWGLYEKRNWRTVMDSFWFQILVDETLDNALEHGGKREEDIITVHVFESRKYIDVYVIDSGKGFNPRLIPSPIESDRKLVTSGRGIHILKKLFVVRWNFLGNEVSIRVDKTKSSDWKSIT; translated from the coding sequence ATGAAAACAAGTTTTTCTGTCTTAGCGGCTTTTTTCTTTATCGGAGATTTGACAATCTTTGCTAATAGTTTGTTCTTAGAAAAAAACATTCTTAACCATCCCCATACACTCTCCACCTATTTGATCTTTTTATCATTTGTTCTATTATACTTTGGATTACAATTTCCAACTTTCTTTCGCAATTTTCCACGCCTTGTTGTCATTTGTTCCTTTGTACTCGGAATGGGGATCATGTTGTTATTTGTAGACTTGGGAATCCTAAACGAAATATATCCTGGGACTAGTTTGATTTTATTGAAATATTATTATAACGCTTATTACTCGATTACGTTTTTTGCATTTGCTTATTTGATCATCGCCAAACTCAGGTATAACTTTCCTGCGATTCAAAAGTTTATGGAATATATTTATTTAGCTACCTTACTTACTTGTATCCTTTTTATAAGTCTTTGTTTTTTCCCCGAGCTCATACCCTTAACAACAAAATATTTTTTACATTTTTTCCTTTTTGTGAATTTGTTATTTCTTTCTTGTTTTGTTATCTTTTTGTTCCATTATTCTTTCACAGAAGACTACTTAACTCATCCGTTTTCTTTTTTATTTGAAAGATCGACAAAAATATTCGAAGACCAAATCCCAGCAACAAGATCTAATTCAAGACTCATCAAAGAAAACCTTTGGGGATTGTATGAGAAAAGGAATTGGCGAACGGTTATGGATAGTTTTTGGTTTCAGATCCTTGTGGATGAAACTCTGGACAATGCACTAGAACATGGTGGGAAAAGAGAAGAGGACATCATTACAGTTCATGTATTCGAATCACGTAAATACATCGACGTATACGTAATTGATAGTGGAAAAGGTTTTAATCCCAGGCTCATTCCAAGCCCTATCGAATCAGATAGAAAGTTAGTCACAAGCGGACGTGGGATTCACATTTTAAAAAAATTGTTTGTGGTTCGATGGAATTTTCTTGGAAACGAGGTAAGTATCCGTGTGGATAAAACAAAGAGTTCTGATTGGAAATCTATAACCTAA